One genomic segment of Esox lucius isolate fEsoLuc1 chromosome 15, fEsoLuc1.pri, whole genome shotgun sequence includes these proteins:
- the kcnk17 gene encoding potassium channel subfamily K member 17 translates to MACHALSLFHIPSILILGVLYMAYVLIGGVIFWKLEGGLVRQDIARLLEKKNQLLNTYSCLNQEGLDALAQVIQDSSKVGLSLKGNQTMDSFWKFTSSAVFAATVVTTIGYGNMSPSTMAGQIFCVFFALFGIPLNMVVLNRVGKYMLAIERNACDFIQKKTNHRKLTRFMVHLLSYVSGVALFFVMPMMVFKQHEGWTYSQAIYYCFISLSTIGFGDYVADSNPEQSYPDWYSVLMASWIFFGLAWLALVINHTIDILERVNIYLKHWWSPKEPDTESGEEIKDPPVDV, encoded by the exons ATGGCTTGCCATGCGTTAAGCCTTTTTCACATCCCCTCTATCCTGATCTTGGGGGTACTGTACATGGCCTACGTGTTAATCGGAGGAGTGATATTCTGGAAGCTTGAAGGAGGTCTGGTCAGGCAGGACATAGCTCGTTTACTGGAGAAGAAGAATCAGTTATTGAACACATACTCCTGTCTGAACCAAGAGGGCCTGGATGCTCTGGCTCAG GTGATTCAAGATTCTTCGAAGGTTGGGCTTAGTCTCAAAGGGAACCAGACCATGGACAGCTTCTGGAAGTTCACTAGCTCTGCCGTGTTTGCTGCTACTGTGGTCACCACTATAG GCTATGGCAATATGAGTCCTAgtacaatggctggtcagatcTTTTGTGTGTTCTTCGCACTGTTTGGGATCCCACTGAACATGGTGGTGCTGAACAGAGTCGGCAAGTACATGTTGGCCATAGAGAGGAATGCCTGTGACTTCATCCAGAAAAAAACGAATCACCGG AAGTTAACCCGGTTTATGGTCCACCTGTTGTCCTACGTCTCTGGGGTGGCCCTCTTTTTTGTGATGCCCATGATGGTGTTTAAACAGCATGAGGGCTGGACGTACTCACAGGCTATCTACTACTGCTTTATTTCACTCAGCACAATTGGCTTTGGAGACTATGTTGCAG ACAGTAACCCTGAACAGTCCTATCCAGATTGGTATAGTGTCCTCATGGCGTCATGGATCTTCTTTGGCCTGGCTTGGCTGGCCCTGGTCATCAATCACACCATTGACATCTTAGAGCGGGTCAACATCTACCTCAAACACTGGTGGAGCCCTAAGGAACCTGACACTGAATCAGGGGAGGAGATCAAGGATCCCCCAGTTGATGTGTAA